In the genome of Ornithorhynchus anatinus isolate Pmale09 chromosome 9, mOrnAna1.pri.v4, whole genome shotgun sequence, one region contains:
- the CALM2 gene encoding calmodulin-2, with the protein MADQLTEEQIAEFKEAFSLFDKDGDGTITTKELGTVMRSLGQNPTEAELQDMINEVDADGNGTIDFPEFLTMMARKMKDTDSEEEIREAFRVFDKDGNGYISAAELRHVMTNLGEKLTDEEVDEMIREADIDGDGQVNYEEFVQMMTAK; encoded by the exons AATTCAAAGAAGCTTTCTCACTATTTGACAAGGATGGTGATGGCACTATAACAACGAAGGAATTGGGGACTGTAATGAGGTCACTTGGGCAGAACCCAACAGAAGCGGAGCTACAGGATATGATTAACGAAGTAGATGCCGATG GAAATGGCACTATTGACTTTCCAGAATTTCTGACAATGATGGCAAGGAAAATGAAGGACACAGACAGCGAAGAAGAAATTAGAGAAGCATTCCGTGTGTTCGATAAG GACGGTAATGGTTACATTAGTGCGGCAGAACTTCGCCATGTGATGACAAACCTGGGCGAGAAGCTAACAGATGAAGAAGTTGACGAGATGATCAGGGAAGCAGATATTGATGGTGATGGTCAAGTAAACTACGAAG aGTTTGTACAAATGATGACAGCAAAGTGA